A genomic region of Serratia fonticola contains the following coding sequences:
- a CDS encoding ABC transporter substrate-binding protein: MKQRVLALTLLASLATGVAHADKLDDIKKAGVVRIAVFDSNPPFGYVDPQSKKLVGYDVDVADAIGKALGVKVELRATNPANRIPLLVSKKVDLIAANFTITDERAKEVNFSVPYFATGQKFIAHKGVLKTPEDIKKLRIGADKGTVQEITLREHYPTAKVISYDDTPLAFVALRNGNVQAITQDDAKLVGLLGNLPAAQKADFEISPFSITKEYQGVGIPKGEERLTATINDTLIKLEQDGEAVKIYDRWFGPETKSAQPRGDFKIGPLDQQPKA, from the coding sequence ATGAAACAGCGCGTTCTAGCCTTAACGTTGTTAGCCAGCCTTGCCACCGGTGTGGCACATGCCGACAAACTTGACGATATTAAAAAAGCCGGCGTGGTGCGTATTGCGGTTTTCGATAGTAACCCACCTTTTGGTTATGTTGATCCACAAAGCAAAAAGCTGGTGGGTTACGATGTGGATGTGGCGGATGCCATTGGTAAAGCTCTGGGCGTTAAGGTTGAATTGCGTGCCACCAACCCGGCTAACCGCATTCCTCTGCTGGTGTCCAAAAAGGTTGATCTGATCGCGGCCAACTTCACCATCACCGACGAACGTGCCAAAGAAGTGAATTTCAGCGTGCCGTATTTTGCTACCGGCCAGAAATTCATCGCTCATAAAGGCGTGCTGAAAACGCCGGAAGATATCAAAAAGTTGCGTATTGGTGCGGATAAAGGCACGGTCCAGGAAATTACCCTGCGTGAGCACTATCCAACGGCCAAAGTGATCTCTTACGACGATACCCCACTGGCGTTCGTCGCACTGCGTAATGGCAACGTTCAGGCTATTACTCAGGACGACGCCAAGCTGGTTGGCCTGCTTGGCAACCTGCCAGCGGCGCAAAAAGCCGATTTTGAAATCTCTCCGTTCAGCATCACCAAAGAGTATCAGGGGGTGGGGATCCCTAAAGGCGAAGAACGTCTGACGGCCACCATCAACGATACCTTGATCAAACTGGAACAAGATGGCGAAGCGGTGAAGATTTACGACCGCTGGTTTGGCCCGGAAACCAAGTCTGCCCAACCGCGTGGCGACTTCAAGATTGGCCCGTTGGATCAGCAACCTAAAGCCTAA
- the phoU gene encoding phosphate signaling complex protein PhoU: MDNLNLNKHISGQFNAELEHIRTQVLTMGGLVEQQLTDAITAMHNQDGELAKRVIEGDAKVNMMEVAIDEACVRIIAKRQPTASDLRLVMAIIKTISELERIGDVADKICRTALEKFSHQHQPLLVSLESLGRHTVQMLHDVLDAFARMDLDEAIRIYREDKKVDQEYEGIVRQLMTYMMEDSRTIPSVLTALFCARSIERIGDRCQNICEFIFYFVKGQDFRHIGGDALDKLLSDGKDEKKA, from the coding sequence ATGGATAACCTGAATTTAAACAAACACATTTCCGGCCAGTTCAATGCAGAACTTGAGCATATCCGTACTCAGGTGCTGACGATGGGTGGGCTGGTAGAACAACAGCTGACCGACGCCATCACTGCGATGCATAACCAGGACGGTGAGTTGGCCAAGCGCGTGATCGAGGGTGATGCCAAGGTCAACATGATGGAAGTGGCGATCGATGAAGCCTGCGTGCGTATCATTGCCAAGCGTCAGCCTACCGCCAGCGATCTGCGCCTGGTGATGGCGATTATCAAAACCATTTCCGAACTGGAACGTATCGGCGACGTGGCAGATAAAATCTGTCGTACCGCGCTGGAGAAATTCTCCCACCAGCATCAACCGTTGCTGGTGAGCCTGGAGTCACTTGGCCGCCACACCGTCCAGATGCTGCATGATGTTCTGGATGCCTTTGCACGCATGGATCTGGATGAAGCAATCCGTATTTATCGTGAAGACAAGAAGGTCGATCAGGAGTATGAAGGCATTGTTCGTCAACTGATGACTTACATGATGGAAGACTCACGTACCATCCCAAGCGTGCTGACAGCGCTGTTTTGCGCCCGCTCTATCGAACGCATCGGCGATCGCTGCCAGAACATTTGTGAATTCATCTTCTATTTCGTCAAGGGGCAGGATTTCCGCCATATTGGTGGTGATGCGCTGGACAAGTTGCTGTCAGACGGTAAAGACGAGAAAAAAGCATAA
- the pstB gene encoding phosphate ABC transporter ATP-binding protein PstB, with protein MVDSTSSSKIQVRDLNFYYGKFHALKNITLDIAKNKVTAFIGPSGCGKSTLLRTFNKMYQLYPEQRAEGGILLDGQNILTDNQDIALLRAKVGMVFQKPTPFPMSIYDNIAFGVRLFEKLSRADMDERVQWALTKAALWNETKDKLHQSGYSLSGGQQQRLCIARGIAIRPEVLLLDEPCSALDPISTGKIEELISELKSDYTVVIVTHNMQQAARCSDSTAFMYLGELIEFSDTDTLFTAPQKKQTEDYITGRYG; from the coding sequence ATGGTTGACTCCACTTCCAGCAGCAAAATTCAGGTACGCGATCTGAACTTTTACTACGGTAAATTCCATGCGCTGAAAAACATCACGCTGGATATCGCCAAGAACAAAGTGACCGCGTTTATCGGCCCGTCTGGCTGCGGTAAATCGACGCTGTTGCGGACCTTCAACAAGATGTACCAGCTATACCCGGAGCAGCGTGCCGAAGGCGGTATCCTGCTGGATGGGCAAAACATCCTGACCGATAACCAGGATATCGCTCTGCTACGGGCCAAGGTGGGGATGGTGTTCCAAAAGCCAACGCCGTTTCCGATGTCGATTTACGACAACATTGCCTTTGGCGTGCGTCTGTTTGAGAAGCTGTCCCGTGCAGATATGGACGAGCGCGTTCAGTGGGCGCTAACCAAAGCGGCACTGTGGAATGAAACCAAAGATAAGCTGCATCAGAGTGGATACAGCCTGTCCGGTGGCCAACAGCAGCGCCTGTGTATTGCGCGCGGCATCGCCATCCGCCCGGAAGTGCTGTTGCTTGATGAACCTTGTTCCGCGCTCGATCCGATTTCTACCGGTAAAATTGAAGAGTTGATCAGCGAGTTGAAGTCCGACTATACCGTGGTGATCGTGACCCACAATATGCAGCAGGCGGCGCGCTGTTCTGATTCAACCGCATTTATGTATCTGGGTGAGTTGATCGAGTTCAGTGATACTGACACTCTGTTCACCGCACCGCAGAAAAAGCAGACTGAAGATTACATTACTGGCCGTTATGGTTGA
- the pstA gene encoding phosphate ABC transporter permease PstA, whose amino-acid sequence MATMDMQNPTDIAESRRKMQAWRRQKNRIALFLSMATMAFGLFWLVWILLSTITKGIDGMSLALFTEMTPPPNTAGGGLANAIAGSGLLILWATIFGTPLGIMAGIYLAEYGRKSWLAEVIRFINDILLSAPSIVVGLFVYTVVVAKMEHFSGWAGIIALALLQIPIVIRTTENMLKLVPDTLREAAYALGTPKWRMISAITLKASVSGIITGVLLAIARIAGETAPLLFTSLSNQFWSTDLMQPIANLPVTIFKFAMSPFAEWQQLAWAGVLLITLCVLLLNILARVIFAKKKHS is encoded by the coding sequence GTGGCAACGATGGATATGCAAAACCCGACAGATATTGCGGAAAGCCGCCGCAAAATGCAGGCCTGGCGCCGTCAGAAAAACCGTATTGCCCTGTTTCTCTCCATGGCGACCATGGCTTTTGGCCTGTTCTGGTTGGTATGGATCCTGTTATCTACCATCACCAAAGGTATTGATGGTATGTCACTGGCGTTGTTCACTGAAATGACGCCACCGCCGAATACCGCTGGGGGTGGGCTGGCAAACGCCATTGCCGGGAGTGGTTTGTTGATCCTGTGGGCAACTATCTTCGGTACGCCGCTGGGGATTATGGCGGGGATTTATCTGGCGGAATATGGTCGTAAATCCTGGCTGGCGGAAGTGATCCGCTTTATTAACGATATTCTGTTATCCGCACCGTCGATCGTCGTGGGCCTGTTCGTTTACACCGTGGTGGTGGCGAAAATGGAACACTTCTCCGGTTGGGCCGGGATTATTGCACTGGCCTTGCTGCAAATCCCGATTGTGATCCGTACCACCGAAAACATGCTCAAACTGGTCCCTGATACACTGCGTGAAGCGGCCTATGCGTTGGGTACGCCTAAATGGCGCATGATTTCCGCCATCACGCTGAAGGCTTCTGTGTCCGGCATTATTACCGGTGTGCTGCTGGCGATTGCGCGTATTGCTGGTGAAACCGCGCCACTGCTGTTTACTTCGCTGTCTAATCAGTTCTGGAGCACCGACCTGATGCAGCCGATCGCCAACCTGCCGGTCACCATTTTCAAATTTGCCATGAGCCCGTTTGCTGAATGGCAACAGTTGGCTTGGGCCGGGGTGCTGTTGATCACCCTGTGCGTACTGTTACTGAATATCCTGGCGCGTGTGATTTTCGCCAAGAAAAAGCATTCATAA
- the pstC gene encoding phosphate ABC transporter permease PstC: MAGYKPTIKSPGKNGDILFSALVKLAALITLLLLGGIIVSLIIASWPSMQKFGFAFLWTKEWDAPAEQFGALVPIYGTVVTSLIALIIAVPVSFGIALFLTELAPNWLKRPLGVAIELLAAIPSIVYGMWGLFVFAPLFAQYFQTPVGHVLSGIPIVGELFSGPAFGIGILAAGVILAIMIIPYIAAVMRDVFEQTPVMMKESAYGIGCTTWEVISRIVLPFTKNGVIGGIMLGLGRALGETMAVTFIIGNTYQLDSFSLFMPGNSITSALANEFAEAESGLHTSALMQLGLILFVITFIVLALSKLMVMRLAKNEGR, translated from the coding sequence ATGGCTGGGTACAAGCCGACCATCAAATCACCGGGTAAAAACGGTGACATCCTCTTCAGCGCGCTGGTGAAACTGGCGGCGTTGATTACCTTATTGTTGTTGGGTGGCATTATTGTTTCATTGATTATTGCCTCCTGGCCAAGCATGCAGAAGTTTGGTTTTGCCTTCCTGTGGACGAAAGAGTGGGATGCGCCAGCCGAACAGTTTGGTGCACTGGTACCGATCTACGGCACGGTAGTGACCTCATTGATCGCGCTGATTATCGCCGTACCCGTCAGTTTTGGTATCGCCCTGTTTCTGACCGAACTGGCTCCCAACTGGCTCAAGCGCCCGTTAGGGGTTGCCATTGAGTTACTGGCGGCAATCCCGAGTATTGTTTACGGCATGTGGGGCCTGTTCGTGTTTGCCCCGCTGTTCGCACAATATTTCCAGACCCCGGTGGGGCATGTATTGTCCGGCATCCCGATTGTCGGCGAGCTGTTCTCTGGCCCGGCGTTTGGTATCGGTATTCTGGCTGCCGGGGTGATCCTGGCTATCATGATTATTCCTTACATTGCGGCGGTAATGCGCGATGTGTTCGAACAAACCCCGGTGATGATGAAAGAGTCGGCTTACGGTATTGGCTGCACCACTTGGGAAGTGATCTCGCGGATTGTATTGCCGTTTACTAAAAACGGGGTGATTGGCGGGATTATGCTCGGTCTGGGCCGTGCTCTGGGGGAAACCATGGCGGTGACCTTCATTATCGGTAACACCTACCAGCTCGACAGTTTCTCACTGTTTATGCCCGGCAACAGTATCACCTCGGCGTTGGCTAACGAATTTGCTGAAGCGGAATCCGGGCTGCATACCTCTGCGTTGATGCAGTTGGGGCTGATCCTGTTTGTGATCACCTTTATCGTCCTGGCGCTGTCCAAATTAATGGTCATGCGCCTGGCCAAGAATGAGGGACGCTAA
- the pstS gene encoding phosphate ABC transporter substrate-binding protein PstS — MKLMRTAVASIVAATFSLASVSAFAAASLTGAGATFPAPVYAKWADSYQKETGNKVNYQGIGSSGGVKQILANTVDFGASDAPLSDDKLAADGLFQFPTVIGGVVLAVNIPGIKSGELTLDGQTLGDIYLGNVKKWNDPAIVKLNPGVKLPDQNIAVVRRADGSGTSFVFTSYLSKANTQWKEKIGAGSTVNWPTGLGGKGNDGIAAFVQRLPGSIGYVEYAYAKQNNLAYTKLISADGKPVSPTEESFSAAAKGADWSKTFAQDLTNQKGDNVWPITSTTFILVHKEQKKPEQGAEVLKFFDWAYKTGAKQANDLDYATLPTEVVEQIRAAWKTNIKDSSGKALF; from the coding sequence ATGAAACTGATGCGTACCGCCGTCGCCAGTATTGTGGCAGCGACTTTCTCTTTGGCCTCTGTGTCCGCGTTCGCTGCTGCTAGCCTGACCGGTGCAGGTGCGACATTCCCCGCTCCGGTTTATGCCAAGTGGGCAGATTCTTATCAGAAAGAAACCGGCAACAAGGTTAACTATCAGGGGATTGGTTCCTCTGGCGGCGTGAAGCAAATCCTCGCTAACACCGTTGACTTTGGTGCCTCTGACGCCCCGCTGTCTGACGACAAACTGGCTGCTGACGGCCTGTTCCAGTTCCCTACCGTGATCGGTGGTGTGGTACTGGCCGTGAACATCCCTGGCATCAAATCCGGCGAGCTGACTCTCGATGGCCAAACTCTGGGTGACATCTACCTGGGCAACGTCAAAAAATGGAATGACCCGGCGATCGTTAAACTGAACCCTGGCGTCAAACTGCCAGATCAGAACATTGCTGTGGTACGTCGTGCTGACGGTTCTGGTACTTCCTTCGTCTTCACCAGCTATCTGTCCAAGGCTAATACGCAGTGGAAAGAGAAAATTGGTGCAGGTTCAACCGTTAACTGGCCAACCGGTCTGGGTGGTAAGGGGAACGATGGCATTGCCGCGTTCGTTCAGCGTCTGCCAGGTTCTATCGGCTATGTTGAGTATGCTTATGCCAAGCAGAACAACCTGGCCTACACTAAGTTGATCTCTGCTGATGGTAAACCGGTGAGCCCAACGGAAGAAAGCTTCAGCGCTGCGGCGAAAGGCGCAGATTGGAGCAAAACTTTTGCTCAGGATCTGACCAACCAGAAAGGCGACAATGTCTGGCCAATCACGTCTACCACTTTCATCCTGGTTCACAAAGAGCAGAAGAAACCTGAGCAAGGTGCAGAAGTGCTGAAGTTCTTTGATTGGGCATATAAGACCGGTGCTAAACAGGCCAATGATCTTGATTACGCCACATTGCCGACTGAAGTGGTTGAGCAAATTCGCGCTGCCTGGAAGACCAATATCAAAGACAGTTCCGGTAAAGCCTTATTCTAA
- a CDS encoding aromatic ring-hydroxylating dioxygenase subunit alpha, with protein MTQTSFCYPHLQRYWYPVLSQNQLGNRPHAFQLLDRHLVLVRLSGKVCCFLDSCPHRRVPLSLGQVEQGRLQCRYHGWQFDEQGELQHTPGSKQPACRARLRRFAVQEFQGLIWVRLQDDEGSAPLVAMPEINGMSYRQEYRHVDCGMFHTAENFLDPCHTPYIHRNLLRQSGEQSMHITQQVDSERVITDYALHQRQNGWINRLFDRGIDRNLARFTLPGMIELDYYQQQRLVFKTLLYLIPHQSERTGMLVRVYLPRSRVLPDSLRFALLKPFMNLLFRQDKQILAIQQQARQRYGEQYVFSSTDIVAKPLWQLLHGKLPQAGQPRDIVL; from the coding sequence ATGACCCAAACCTCTTTCTGCTATCCGCATTTACAGCGTTACTGGTATCCGGTGCTATCGCAAAATCAACTGGGCAACCGGCCTCATGCCTTTCAACTGCTGGATCGTCATCTTGTTCTGGTACGTTTGTCTGGGAAGGTTTGTTGTTTTCTCGATAGTTGCCCTCATCGTCGGGTGCCACTGTCTTTAGGGCAGGTGGAACAGGGGCGTTTGCAGTGTCGTTATCATGGTTGGCAATTTGATGAGCAGGGCGAATTGCAGCATACGCCTGGCAGTAAGCAGCCCGCTTGTCGTGCCCGACTTCGGCGTTTTGCGGTTCAGGAGTTTCAAGGCTTAATCTGGGTCAGGCTGCAAGATGATGAAGGAAGTGCTCCGTTGGTTGCAATGCCGGAAATTAACGGTATGTCTTATCGGCAGGAATATCGTCACGTTGACTGTGGCATGTTCCATACGGCCGAGAATTTTCTCGATCCTTGCCATACTCCGTATATCCATCGCAACCTGTTGCGGCAATCAGGGGAACAGAGCATGCATATCACTCAACAGGTTGATAGCGAAAGGGTGATAACAGATTATGCCCTGCATCAACGGCAAAATGGCTGGATTAATCGGTTATTTGATCGCGGTATCGATCGTAACCTGGCCCGCTTTACGCTGCCAGGCATGATTGAGTTGGATTATTATCAGCAGCAGCGGCTGGTGTTTAAAACTTTGCTGTATTTAATCCCACATCAGTCTGAGCGTACCGGTATGCTGGTACGAGTCTATCTACCGCGTTCGCGCGTGCTGCCGGATAGCTTGCGTTTTGCCCTGTTAAAGCCGTTTATGAATCTGCTATTCCGCCAGGACAAGCAGATCCTGGCAATTCAGCAACAGGCGCGGCAACGTTATGGTGAGCAGTATGTTTTCTCGTCAACGGACATCGTGGCAAAACCCTTATGGCAATTACTGCATGGAAAGCTGCCGCAGGCGGGCCAGCCTCGTGACATTGTGCTTTAA
- a CDS encoding GNAT family N-acetyltransferase produces the protein MEKVNHWHCLQRTLLQRPGTIANLQTSLTEYQQDGVLIPATVNDYVPGNCYVVSPRALIIDYARDEIIKIDNGLLRALCNGLTRLLEFPLSLAQVDRIQVLNNQCLSTNMTSSYWQFLDTEALRQQALQRHPRHVLMIRSLNEQQTPELLTRLSQQGWLPIVSRQVYCLADPSRWWCKINARRDDKLLGQEGWEIRLLSANNPAQMACAERLYNQLYLEKYSRQNVQFTADYLSQASQLGLLALYGLFHQQAMVGVVGMVQLEQTVTVPIVGYNTALPEALALYRRLIAFALRYAMEGKLFLNLSSGAPDFKRLRGCQPVIEYSMVYVRHLNRYQRGVWAVISWLSRKVYQPLLRHYKL, from the coding sequence ATGGAGAAGGTGAATCATTGGCACTGCTTGCAACGGACCCTTTTGCAACGGCCTGGTACGATCGCTAACCTCCAGACGTCATTGACAGAATATCAACAGGATGGCGTCTTGATACCGGCGACGGTGAATGATTATGTGCCAGGCAACTGTTACGTGGTGTCCCCGCGGGCGCTTATCATCGATTATGCGCGAGATGAGATTATCAAAATTGATAACGGCTTGCTGCGAGCGCTGTGCAACGGGTTAACGCGATTACTGGAATTTCCTTTATCACTGGCACAGGTGGATCGGATCCAGGTGCTGAATAACCAGTGTCTTTCCACCAACATGACCAGCAGCTACTGGCAATTTCTGGATACCGAGGCATTACGGCAACAGGCATTACAACGTCATCCTCGGCATGTATTGATGATCCGCTCGCTCAATGAACAGCAGACCCCTGAATTATTGACGCGGTTATCTCAGCAGGGTTGGTTACCTATCGTCAGCCGCCAGGTGTATTGCCTGGCCGATCCCTCTCGCTGGTGGTGTAAGATCAACGCGCGTCGTGATGATAAGTTGCTGGGGCAGGAGGGATGGGAGATCCGATTGTTATCTGCCAATAATCCCGCACAAATGGCGTGTGCCGAACGGCTGTATAACCAACTCTATCTGGAAAAATACAGCCGCCAGAATGTTCAATTTACCGCCGATTATTTATCGCAAGCCTCGCAACTGGGTTTGCTGGCGTTGTATGGGCTGTTTCACCAACAGGCGATGGTTGGCGTGGTGGGAATGGTTCAGTTGGAACAGACGGTAACGGTACCCATCGTCGGCTATAACACCGCGTTACCCGAGGCATTGGCCTTATACCGCCGATTAATTGCCTTCGCGTTACGCTATGCCATGGAGGGAAAGTTGTTTCTCAATTTGAGCTCCGGTGCGCCAGATTTTAAACGGCTGCGCGGTTGCCAACCGGTGATTGAATACAGCATGGTTTATGTCCGGCATTTGAACCGTTATCAGCGTGGCGTCTGGGCGGTGATTTCCTGGCTTTCCCGTAAGGTCTACCAGCCGTTATTAAGGCACTATAAGTTATGA
- a CDS encoding carbamoyl-phosphate synthase large subunit: MNILITGARAPVAIEWARIALRSGHRVWLADSLYWPLGRFLQGIEGYLRLPSPRQDMACYQQALLDSLDKHHIALLIPTCEEIFYLSEVFAAYRGPTKWLLPERQLLFELHHKSQSLALLTGLGEVRTPATRLLTSCAQIADDPQTILKPVYSRFGRQVIRTPKPGVLDKRQLNEHIPWVQQQKLNGVALCNYAVFDHGRLIAHQAYQPKYCFNQAAGSYFVPHQDCRLDDFVRQFGEKTAFHGQVAFDFIEQDGVIFVIECNPRATSGLHLLGTQMSISDDGQVRYQPAPPKAGHMGVVVLLFFAWQAWRNKQFSLLWRDFRQTPNLLIDHRLPIGAGAQWAALSEMVYRSLRYRRPLTDASTFDIEWDG; the protein is encoded by the coding sequence ATGAATATCTTGATTACGGGCGCGCGAGCGCCAGTAGCGATTGAATGGGCGCGTATTGCGTTACGCAGTGGGCATCGCGTTTGGTTGGCAGATAGCCTGTATTGGCCGCTGGGCCGTTTTTTGCAAGGGATTGAAGGCTATCTTCGGCTTCCCTCGCCGCGCCAGGACATGGCTTGTTATCAGCAGGCGTTGCTAGACAGCCTCGATAAACATCATATTGCGTTGCTGATCCCCACCTGTGAAGAGATCTTCTATCTTTCCGAGGTATTTGCCGCCTATCGAGGGCCAACCAAGTGGCTGTTGCCCGAGCGGCAGTTGTTATTTGAACTGCATCATAAATCTCAAAGTTTGGCTCTGTTAACGGGATTGGGCGAGGTACGTACTCCGGCGACCCGGTTATTAACCTCCTGTGCACAGATTGCCGACGATCCACAGACCATTTTGAAACCGGTTTACTCACGTTTTGGGCGCCAAGTTATCCGCACACCAAAGCCTGGCGTGTTGGACAAGCGGCAACTCAACGAACACATTCCCTGGGTGCAGCAGCAAAAATTAAACGGTGTGGCTCTGTGTAACTACGCTGTGTTTGATCATGGCCGGCTAATCGCTCATCAGGCTTATCAACCCAAATATTGTTTTAATCAGGCGGCAGGCAGTTACTTTGTTCCTCATCAGGACTGCCGACTGGACGATTTTGTCCGCCAGTTTGGTGAAAAAACCGCGTTTCATGGTCAGGTGGCATTCGATTTTATCGAACAGGACGGGGTGATATTTGTTATTGAATGCAACCCTCGGGCCACCAGTGGCTTGCATTTGTTGGGTACCCAAATGTCCATCAGCGACGATGGGCAAGTGCGTTACCAACCCGCCCCGCCCAAAGCAGGACATATGGGTGTGGTCGTGTTGTTGTTTTTTGCCTGGCAGGCTTGGCGAAATAAACAATTTTCGCTGCTATGGCGAGATTTTCGTCAAACGCCCAATTTGCTGATTGATCATCGTTTGCCGATAGGCGCTGGCGCACAGTGGGCCGCCCTGTCGGAAATGGTATATCGCAGCTTACGCTATCGACGCCCACTCACCGATGCCAGCACCTTCGACATCGAATGGGATGGTTAG
- the glmS gene encoding glutamine--fructose-6-phosphate transaminase (isomerizing): MCGIVGAVAQRDIAEILLEGLRRLEYRGYDSAGLAVVDNEGHVSRLRRVGKVQKLAEAAEQQDLHGGTGIAHTRWATHGEPTEANAHPHVSDYITVVHNGIIENHEPLRELLIERGYHFSSETDTEVIAHLVHWEQKQGGTLLEVVQRVIPQLRGAYGTVVMDSRDPSVLVAARSGSPLVIGRGVGENFIASDQLALLPVTRRFIFLEEGDVVEVTRRTVSIFDKQGNAIERPEIESQVQYDAGDKGAYRHYMQKEIFEQPMALKNTLEGRFSHGQVNLSELGPRADEILAKVQHVQIIACGTSYHSGMVARYWFESLAGVPCDVEIASEFRYRKSAVRPGSLIITLSQSGETADTLAALRLSKELGYLGSLAVCNVPGSSLVRESDLALMTKAGTEIGVASTKAFTTQLAVLLMLVARLGRLKGMAESVEHDIVHGLQALPARIEQMLSLDKSIEALAEGFSDKHHALFLGRGDQYPIAMEGALKLKEISYIHAEAYAAGELKHGPLALIDADMPVIVVAPNNELLEKLKSNIEEVRARGGQLYVFADQDAGFVSSEGMTIIPLPHVEEIVAPIFYTVPLQLLSYYVALIKGTDVDQPRNLAKSVTVE, from the coding sequence ATGTGTGGAATTGTAGGCGCAGTAGCGCAACGTGATATTGCAGAAATCCTGTTGGAAGGTTTACGTCGTCTTGAATACCGGGGTTATGACTCGGCCGGTCTGGCCGTGGTGGATAACGAAGGTCACGTCAGCCGTTTGCGTCGTGTCGGCAAAGTACAAAAACTGGCCGAAGCGGCGGAACAGCAGGATCTGCATGGTGGAACCGGTATTGCTCATACCCGCTGGGCAACGCACGGTGAACCTACCGAAGCGAATGCGCATCCTCATGTTTCAGATTACATCACCGTGGTACATAACGGCATTATCGAAAACCACGAACCGCTGCGCGAGCTGTTGATTGAACGCGGTTATCACTTCAGTTCAGAAACCGACACTGAGGTCATTGCTCACCTGGTGCATTGGGAGCAGAAACAGGGCGGTACACTGCTTGAAGTCGTTCAGCGAGTGATCCCTCAGCTGCGTGGCGCTTATGGCACCGTGGTGATGGACAGCCGCGATCCTAGCGTATTGGTAGCTGCCCGTTCAGGCAGTCCGCTGGTGATTGGCCGTGGCGTGGGTGAAAACTTTATCGCCTCTGACCAACTGGCGCTGTTACCCGTCACCCGCCGCTTTATCTTCCTGGAGGAAGGTGATGTAGTGGAAGTGACTCGCCGCACCGTCAGTATTTTTGATAAGCAGGGTAATGCGATTGAGCGCCCGGAGATTGAATCTCAGGTGCAATACGACGCTGGTGATAAAGGCGCGTACCGCCATTACATGCAGAAAGAGATTTTTGAACAGCCCATGGCGTTGAAAAACACCCTTGAAGGGCGTTTCAGCCATGGTCAGGTCAACCTAAGCGAATTAGGGCCTCGTGCCGATGAAATTCTGGCCAAAGTCCAACACGTTCAGATCATTGCCTGTGGCACCTCTTACCATTCCGGTATGGTGGCTCGTTACTGGTTCGAGTCGCTGGCCGGTGTGCCTTGTGATGTCGAAATCGCGTCTGAATTCCGTTACCGTAAATCTGCGGTACGGCCAGGTAGCCTGATCATCACACTGTCCCAGTCTGGTGAAACTGCCGATACGCTGGCGGCACTGCGTCTGTCTAAAGAACTGGGCTATCTGGGGTCTTTGGCAGTATGTAACGTGCCGGGATCTTCCCTGGTGCGTGAATCCGATCTGGCGCTGATGACTAAAGCCGGTACCGAAATCGGCGTGGCCTCAACCAAAGCCTTCACTACCCAGCTTGCCGTGTTGTTGATGCTGGTGGCGCGTCTGGGCCGTCTGAAAGGGATGGCGGAAAGCGTAGAGCATGACATCGTGCATGGCCTGCAGGCGTTGCCTGCGCGTATTGAACAGATGCTGTCGTTGGATAAGAGCATTGAAGCGCTGGCGGAAGGCTTCTCTGACAAGCATCACGCGTTGTTCCTTGGCCGTGGCGATCAATACCCGATCGCGATGGAAGGGGCGCTGAAGCTGAAAGAGATCTCCTATATTCACGCTGAGGCTTATGCTGCCGGTGAATTGAAGCACGGTCCGTTAGCGCTGATTGACGCCGATATGCCGGTGATCGTGGTTGCGCCAAACAACGAACTGCTGGAAAAACTGAAATCCAACATTGAAGAAGTGCGCGCGCGCGGTGGCCAACTGTATGTGTTTGCCGATCAGGATGCCGGTTTTGTCAGCAGCGAAGGCATGACTATCATTCCATTGCCACACGTTGAAGAGATTGTTGCCCCGATCTTCTATACCGTGCCGTTGCAACTGTTGTCGTACTACGTGGCGTTGATTAAAGGCACCGATGTGGATCAGCCTCGTAACCTGGCGAAATCTGTTACCGTTGAATAA